A genome region from Streptomyces sp. NBC_01296 includes the following:
- a CDS encoding ABC transporter ATP-binding protein produces the protein MTETRHGGTGGHEAVAARARKVVKAYGAGETRVVALDEVDVDIKRGQFTAIMGPSGSGKSTLMHCLAGLDTVTSGQIHLDDTEITGLKDKKLTQLRRDRIGFIFQAFNLLPTLNALENITLPMDIAGRKPDAEWLNRVVETVGLAGRLKHRPTELSGGQQQRVAVARALAARPQIIFGDEPTGNLDSRAGAEVLGFLRRSVDELGQTIVMVTHDPVAASYADRVIFLADGRIVDEMYGPTADQVLDRMKDFDARGRTS, from the coding sequence ATGACCGAAACCAGGCACGGGGGTACTGGAGGGCATGAAGCCGTCGCGGCCCGGGCGCGCAAGGTCGTCAAGGCCTACGGCGCCGGGGAGACCCGCGTGGTCGCCCTCGACGAGGTGGACGTGGACATCAAGCGCGGCCAGTTCACGGCGATCATGGGCCCCTCCGGCTCCGGCAAGTCCACGCTGATGCACTGCCTCGCCGGTCTCGACACGGTGACCAGCGGGCAGATCCACCTGGACGACACCGAGATCACCGGCCTGAAGGACAAGAAGCTCACGCAGCTGCGCCGCGACCGGATCGGCTTCATCTTCCAGGCCTTCAACCTGCTGCCGACGCTCAACGCCCTGGAGAACATCACGCTCCCCATGGACATAGCGGGCCGCAAGCCCGATGCGGAGTGGCTGAACCGGGTCGTGGAGACCGTCGGCCTCGCGGGCCGCCTCAAGCACCGCCCGACCGAGCTCTCCGGCGGCCAGCAGCAGCGCGTGGCCGTGGCCCGCGCCCTCGCGGCCCGCCCGCAGATCATCTTCGGCGACGAGCCCACCGGAAACCTGGACTCCCGGGCGGGCGCCGAGGTCCTCGGCTTCCTGCGCCGCTCGGTGGACGAGCTCGGCCAGACCATCGTGATGGTCACGCACGACCCGGTGGCCGCCTCGTACGCGGACCGCGTGATCTTCCTGGCCGACGGCCGGATCGTGGACGAGATGTACGGGCCCACCGCCGACCAGGTCCTCGACCGCATGAAGGACTTTGACGCGCGCGGGCGGACCTCGTGA
- a CDS encoding alpha/beta fold hydrolase, producing the protein MQLVHHRTAEVHGVRVAYRESGPADGPVLLLLHGFPTSSHQFARLMDALGDTPYRLIAPDYPGFGRTEAPEGFTYGFDRLADIVEGFTDALGLDRFALYVFDFGAPVGLRLAARRPERVTGLIVQNGNAYEEGLSDAAREFAGLRRDVPGHEERVRGLFTPEGTRFQYETGVADPSLISPDGWTLDVHYLGLPGRADAQADLAFDYASNFAHYPAWQAWLRAARVPVLVVWGAGDPFFTPAGAKAYLRDAPDAEVHVFEGAGHFALETHLAQIAPLIGEFLAKLP; encoded by the coding sequence ATGCAGCTCGTCCATCACCGCACCGCCGAGGTGCACGGGGTCCGCGTCGCCTACCGCGAGAGCGGTCCCGCCGACGGCCCGGTCCTGCTGCTCCTGCACGGTTTCCCCACCTCCTCGCACCAGTTCGCCCGGCTGATGGACGCGCTCGGCGACACCCCGTACCGGCTGATCGCCCCGGACTACCCCGGCTTCGGCCGCACCGAGGCCCCGGAGGGGTTCACGTACGGCTTCGACCGGCTCGCCGACATCGTGGAGGGCTTCACCGACGCCCTCGGGCTGGACCGTTTCGCGCTGTACGTCTTCGACTTCGGCGCCCCCGTCGGGCTGCGGCTCGCCGCGCGGCGGCCCGAACGGGTGACCGGCCTGATCGTGCAGAACGGCAACGCGTACGAGGAGGGACTCTCCGACGCGGCCCGCGAGTTCGCCGGACTGCGGCGGGACGTGCCGGGCCACGAGGAGCGGGTGCGGGGGCTGTTCACCCCGGAGGGCACCCGTTTCCAGTACGAGACCGGCGTCGCCGACCCGAGCCTGATCTCCCCGGACGGCTGGACCCTCGACGTGCACTACCTCGGCCTGCCGGGGCGCGCCGACGCGCAGGCCGACCTGGCCTTCGACTACGCGTCGAACTTCGCCCACTACCCAGCCTGGCAGGCCTGGCTGCGCGCCGCCCGGGTGCCGGTCCTGGTCGTCTGGGGCGCGGGGGACCCGTTCTTCACCCCGGCGGGGGCGAAGGCGTACCTGCGCGATGCGCCGGACGCCGAGGTGCACGTCTTCGAGGGGGCGGGGCACTTCGCCCTGGAGACCCACCTCGCGCAGATCGCCCCGCTGATCGGGGAGTTCCTCGCGAAGCTCCCGTGA
- a CDS encoding MFS transporter: protein MGAEESTGERTGDPAGDSGDAVAGRAVSAKTGAVGEEPGAAPGSGSRPPRTALVAALMLSMALVALDNAIVSTAVPQIVGDLGGFSVFSWLFAGYLLAITVTLPVYGKLSDTFGRKPVLLFGIALFIVGSLLCALAWNMAALIAFRIVQGLGGGALQGTVQTLAADLYPLKERPRIQARMSSVWAASAVAGPALGGLIASYADWRWIFLLNLPLGGLALWMLARHLVEPVRSPGRRGPIDWAGALGVFACGGLLLFALVQGGVAWPWLSAPSLGLLGASAVLAAVVVRIERRAEEPIIPGWVWRRRTIAAVNLALGALGLLMVAPMVFVPTYAQSVLGLGPVSAGLVTSAMTLTWPVSAAFSQHVYRRIGFRNSAAVGISLAAVILFSFTLLPHPARPWQPTLIMLLLGAALGLFQLPLIVGVQSTVGWSERGTTTASVLFCRQVGQSLGAALLGAVANATIAARLADAPMAGLPEHLDDVSKTLDRPELLPRAAADYLREAVAAAVDHIFLCATAAAVAALLILLLVAPRRFPILAEHREDRT, encoded by the coding sequence GTGGGCGCGGAGGAGAGCACGGGCGAGCGCACCGGGGACCCCGCCGGGGACAGCGGCGACGCCGTCGCCGGGCGGGCGGTTTCGGCCAAGACGGGCGCAGTCGGCGAGGAGCCGGGGGCGGCTCCCGGGAGCGGCAGCCGGCCGCCCCGCACCGCGCTCGTCGCCGCCCTCATGCTGAGCATGGCCCTCGTCGCCCTCGACAACGCCATCGTCTCCACCGCCGTCCCCCAGATCGTCGGCGACCTCGGCGGGTTCTCCGTCTTCTCCTGGCTCTTCGCCGGCTACCTGCTCGCGATCACCGTCACCCTCCCCGTCTACGGGAAGCTCTCCGACACCTTCGGCCGCAAGCCGGTCCTGCTCTTCGGCATAGCCCTGTTCATCGTCGGCTCGCTGCTGTGCGCGCTCGCCTGGAACATGGCCGCCCTCATCGCCTTCCGCATCGTCCAGGGGCTGGGCGGCGGCGCCCTCCAGGGCACCGTGCAGACCCTGGCCGCCGACCTGTACCCGCTCAAGGAGCGCCCGCGGATCCAGGCCAGGATGTCCTCCGTGTGGGCCGCCTCCGCCGTGGCGGGCCCCGCGCTCGGCGGACTCATCGCCTCGTACGCCGACTGGCGCTGGATCTTCCTCCTCAACCTGCCCCTGGGCGGCCTCGCCCTGTGGATGCTCGCCCGCCACCTCGTCGAGCCCGTACGGTCCCCCGGGCGCCGCGGCCCGATCGACTGGGCGGGCGCCCTCGGCGTCTTCGCCTGCGGCGGACTGCTGCTCTTCGCGCTGGTGCAGGGCGGGGTCGCCTGGCCCTGGCTGTCCGCGCCCTCGCTCGGACTGCTGGGCGCGAGCGCGGTGCTGGCGGCCGTGGTCGTGCGGATCGAACGCCGGGCCGAGGAACCGATCATTCCCGGATGGGTCTGGCGCCGGCGCACCATCGCCGCCGTGAACCTGGCCCTCGGCGCGCTCGGCCTGCTCATGGTCGCCCCGATGGTCTTCGTCCCCACGTACGCCCAGTCCGTGCTCGGCCTGGGGCCCGTCAGCGCCGGGCTCGTCACGTCGGCGATGACCCTCACCTGGCCCGTGTCCGCCGCCTTCAGCCAGCACGTCTACCGGCGCATAGGCTTCCGCAACTCCGCCGCCGTCGGGATCTCGCTGGCCGCCGTGATCCTGTTCTCGTTCACACTGCTCCCGCATCCCGCCCGGCCCTGGCAGCCCACGCTGATCATGCTGCTGCTGGGCGCCGCCCTCGGCCTCTTCCAGCTGCCGCTGATCGTCGGGGTCCAGTCCACCGTGGGCTGGTCCGAGCGGGGGACGACGACAGCCTCGGTGCTGTTCTGCCGCCAGGTCGGCCAGAGCCTCGGGGCCGCCCTGCTGGGGGCCGTCGCCAACGCGACCATCGCCGCCCGGCTGGCCGACGCCCCGATGGCCGGGCTGCCGGAGCACCTCGACGACGTCTCCAAGACCCTCGACCGGCCGGAACTGCTCCCGCGGGCCGCCGCCGACTACCTGCGCGAGGCGGTGGCCGCCGCCGTGGACCACATCTTCCTCTGCGCGACCGCCGCGGCCGTGGCGGCTCTGCTGATCCTGCTCCTGGTGGCTCCGCGACGGTTCCCGATACTGGCGGAGCACCGAGAGGACCGGACGTAG
- a CDS encoding antitoxin, producing the protein MGILDKAKELLHGHGKQAKQASDAAEQQINQRTGDKYAKQVDQGQQQVEKQLGIDDDPNR; encoded by the coding sequence ATGGGGATCCTCGACAAGGCCAAGGAACTGCTGCACGGCCACGGCAAGCAGGCGAAGCAGGCGTCCGACGCCGCCGAGCAGCAGATCAACCAGCGCACCGGCGACAAGTACGCCAAGCAGGTCGACCAGGGCCAGCAGCAGGTCGAGAAGCAGCTGGGCATCGACGACGACCCGAACCGGTAG
- the mfd gene encoding transcription-repair coupling factor yields MSLHGLLDAVTRDPALAEAVTAAGDGNRMHVDLVGPPAARPFAIAALAARTERTVLAVTATGREAEDLAAALRSFLPPDEVAEYPSWETLPHERLSPRSDTVGRRLAVLRRLVHPSKDDPAAGPVSVVVAPIRSVLQPQVKGLGELVPVSLRQGVSADLGEITEALAAAAYSRVELVEKRGEFAVRGGILDVFPPTEEHPLRVEFWGDEVEEIRYFKIADQRSLEVAEHGLWAPPCRELLLTDEVRGRAAALAEEHPELGELLNKIAEGIAVEGMESLAPVLVDDMELLIDVLPAGSMAVVCDPERVRTRAADLVATSQEFLMASWAATAGGGEAPIDVGAASLRGIADVREHARELGMMWWSVSPFAADEVNGAGDTLKLGMHAPEAYRGDTARALADTKGWIADGWHTVYLTEGHGPAARTVEVLGGEGIAARLEADLRTLEPSIVHVACGSLDNGFLDPALKIAVLTETDLTGQRTATKDLGRMPTRRRKSIDPLTLGVGDYIVHEQHGVGRYIEMVQRTVQGATREYLLVEYAPAKRGQPGDRLYIPTDQLEQVTKYVGGEAPTLHRLGGADWTKTKARAKKAVKEIAADLIKLYSARMAAPGHTFGPDTPWQRELEDAFPYAETPDQLTTIAEVKEDMEKSVPMDRLICGDVGYGKTEIAVRAAFKAVQDGKQVAVLVPTTLLVQQHFGTFSERYSQFPVSVKALSRFQSDSESKVTLEGLREGSVDIVIGTHRLFSQETKFKDLGLVIVDEEQRFGVEHKEQLKKLRANVDVLTMSATPIPRTLEMAVTGIREMSTITTPPEERHPVLTFVGPYEEKQIGAAIRRELLREGQCFYIHNRVESIDRAAAKLREIVPEARIATAHGQMSEQALEQVVVDFWEKKFDVLVSTTIVESGIDISNANTLIVERGDNFGLSQLHQLRGRVGRGRERGYAYFLYPPEKPLTETAHERLATIAQHTEMGAGMYVAMKDLEIRGAGNLLGGEQSGHIAGVGFDLYIRMVGEAVADYRAAVEGGVEEEPPLEVKIELPVDAHVPHDYAPGERLRLQAYRSIASANSEADVTAVREELHDRYGKLPEPVENLLLVAGLRMLARACGVGDITLQGANIRFGPVELRESQELRLKRLYPGAVLKPATSQVLIPRPKTARVGGKPLVGRELLAWTGEFLTTILGS; encoded by the coding sequence ATGAGCCTGCACGGACTGCTCGACGCCGTCACCCGGGACCCGGCCCTCGCCGAGGCGGTCACCGCGGCCGGCGACGGCAACCGCATGCACGTGGACCTCGTCGGACCGCCCGCCGCACGGCCCTTCGCCATCGCCGCGCTGGCCGCCAGAACCGAGCGGACCGTGCTCGCGGTCACCGCCACCGGGCGGGAGGCCGAGGACCTGGCCGCCGCGCTGCGCTCGTTCCTGCCGCCCGACGAGGTGGCCGAGTACCCGTCCTGGGAGACCCTTCCGCACGAGCGGCTCTCGCCGCGCAGCGACACCGTGGGCCGGCGCCTCGCCGTACTGCGCCGCCTCGTGCACCCGAGCAAGGACGACCCGGCCGCAGGGCCCGTCTCCGTCGTCGTCGCGCCGATCAGATCCGTGCTCCAGCCGCAGGTCAAGGGGCTCGGGGAGCTGGTCCCCGTGAGCCTGCGGCAGGGCGTGAGCGCCGATCTGGGGGAGATCACCGAGGCGCTGGCCGCGGCCGCGTACTCCCGCGTCGAGCTCGTCGAGAAGCGCGGGGAGTTCGCCGTGCGCGGCGGCATCCTCGACGTGTTCCCGCCCACCGAGGAGCACCCGCTGCGCGTGGAGTTCTGGGGCGACGAGGTCGAGGAGATCCGCTACTTCAAGATCGCCGACCAGCGGTCCCTGGAGGTCGCCGAGCACGGGCTGTGGGCTCCGCCCTGCCGGGAGCTGCTGCTGACCGACGAGGTGCGGGGGCGGGCCGCGGCCCTCGCCGAGGAGCACCCCGAGCTCGGCGAACTGCTGAACAAGATCGCCGAGGGGATCGCGGTGGAGGGCATGGAGTCCCTCGCCCCGGTCCTGGTCGACGACATGGAACTGCTGATCGACGTCCTGCCGGCCGGGTCCATGGCCGTGGTGTGCGACCCGGAGCGGGTGCGCACCCGGGCCGCCGACCTGGTGGCGACCTCGCAGGAGTTCCTGATGGCCTCCTGGGCCGCCACCGCCGGCGGCGGCGAGGCCCCGATCGACGTCGGCGCGGCCTCGCTGCGCGGGATCGCGGACGTACGGGAGCACGCGCGCGAGCTCGGCATGATGTGGTGGTCGGTGTCCCCCTTCGCCGCCGACGAGGTCAACGGCGCCGGGGACACCCTGAAACTGGGCATGCACGCTCCCGAGGCCTACCGCGGCGACACCGCCCGCGCGCTCGCCGACACCAAGGGCTGGATCGCCGACGGCTGGCACACCGTCTACCTCACCGAGGGCCACGGCCCGGCCGCCCGCACCGTCGAGGTGCTCGGCGGAGAGGGCATCGCGGCCCGCCTGGAGGCCGATCTGCGCACCCTGGAGCCGTCGATCGTCCACGTGGCGTGCGGCTCGCTCGACAACGGGTTCCTCGACCCCGCGCTCAAGATCGCCGTCCTCACCGAGACCGACCTGACCGGCCAGCGCACCGCCACCAAGGACCTGGGCCGGATGCCGACCCGGCGCCGCAAGTCCATCGACCCCCTCACCCTGGGCGTCGGCGACTACATCGTCCACGAGCAGCACGGCGTCGGCCGCTACATCGAGATGGTCCAGCGCACCGTGCAGGGCGCCACCCGCGAGTACCTCCTCGTCGAGTACGCCCCCGCCAAGCGCGGCCAGCCCGGCGACCGCCTCTACATCCCGACCGACCAGCTGGAGCAGGTCACCAAGTACGTCGGCGGCGAGGCCCCGACCCTGCACCGGCTCGGCGGCGCCGACTGGACCAAGACCAAGGCGCGCGCCAAGAAGGCGGTCAAGGAGATCGCCGCCGACCTCATCAAGCTCTACAGCGCCCGCATGGCCGCCCCCGGCCACACCTTCGGCCCCGACACCCCCTGGCAGCGCGAGCTGGAGGACGCCTTCCCGTACGCGGAGACGCCCGACCAGCTCACCACCATCGCCGAGGTCAAGGAGGACATGGAGAAGTCCGTCCCCATGGACCGCCTCATCTGCGGCGACGTCGGCTACGGCAAGACCGAGATCGCGGTCCGCGCCGCCTTCAAGGCGGTCCAGGACGGCAAGCAGGTCGCCGTCCTCGTCCCCACCACGCTGCTCGTGCAGCAGCACTTCGGGACGTTCTCCGAGCGCTACAGCCAGTTCCCGGTCAGCGTGAAGGCGCTCTCCCGCTTCCAGAGCGACAGCGAGTCCAAGGTCACCCTGGAGGGCCTGCGCGAGGGCTCCGTGGACATCGTCATCGGCACGCACCGGCTCTTCTCGCAGGAGACCAAGTTCAAGGACCTGGGCCTGGTCATCGTCGACGAGGAGCAGCGCTTCGGCGTCGAGCACAAGGAGCAGCTGAAGAAGCTGCGCGCCAACGTCGACGTGCTGACCATGTCCGCGACCCCGATCCCGCGCACCCTGGAGATGGCGGTGACCGGCATCCGCGAGATGTCGACCATCACCACCCCGCCCGAGGAGCGCCACCCGGTGCTCACCTTCGTCGGCCCGTACGAGGAGAAGCAGATCGGCGCGGCCATCCGGCGCGAACTGCTGCGCGAGGGCCAGTGCTTCTACATCCACAACCGGGTCGAGTCCATCGACCGGGCGGCCGCCAAGCTGCGCGAGATCGTCCCCGAGGCGCGGATCGCGACCGCGCACGGCCAGATGTCCGAGCAGGCCCTGGAGCAGGTCGTCGTGGACTTCTGGGAGAAGAAGTTCGACGTCCTCGTCTCCACGACGATCGTCGAGTCCGGCATCGACATCTCCAACGCCAACACCCTCATCGTGGAGCGCGGCGACAACTTCGGCCTCTCCCAGCTGCACCAGCTGCGCGGCCGCGTCGGCCGCGGGCGCGAGCGCGGGTACGCGTACTTCCTCTACCCGCCGGAGAAGCCGCTGACCGAGACCGCGCACGAGCGGCTCGCGACGATCGCCCAGCACACCGAGATGGGCGCCGGCATGTACGTGGCGATGAAGGACCTGGAGATCCGCGGCGCGGGCAACCTGCTCGGCGGCGAGCAGTCCGGCCACATCGCGGGCGTCGGCTTCGACCTCTACATCCGCATGGTCGGCGAGGCCGTGGCCGACTACCGGGCCGCCGTCGAGGGCGGGGTGGAGGAGGAGCCGCCGCTCGAGGTCAAGATCGAGCTGCCGGTCGACGCGCACGTCCCGCACGACTACGCGCCCGGCGAGCGGCTGCGCCTGCAGGCGTACCGCTCCATCGCGTCGGCGAACTCCGAGGCGGACGTCACGGCCGTGCGCGAGGAGCTGCACGACCGCTACGGCAAGCTGCCGGAGCCGGTGGAGAACCTGCTGCTGGTGGCGGGGCTGCGGATGCTGGCGCGGGCCTGCGGGGTCGGCGACATCACCCTCCAGGGCGCCAACATCCGCTTCGGGCCGGTGGAGTTGCGCGAATCGCAGGAGCTGCGGCTCAAGCGGCTCTACCCCGGCGCGGTGCTCAAGCCGGCCACCTCGCAGGTGCTGATCCCGCGGCCGAAGACCGCCCGGGTGGGCGGGAAGCCGCTCGTCGGCCGGGAACTGCTGGCCTGGACCGGGGAGTTCCTCACCACGATCCTCGGGTCGTAA
- a CDS encoding ABC transporter permease has translation MALSAVAVLLSVAFVCGTLVFTDTMNTTFDKLFAVTNSDVTVTPKAAGGGEDIPDRGKPEALAASVVEQVKKAEGVKGAEGGVVSMSVTVVNAKNENLGSTTGAPTIAGNWNDNELKSMKITSGQAPRGPTEMMVDADTAEKHHLKLGDELRTIAVTGDIRARISGIATFTVTNPGAAIVYFDTATAQEKLLGGPGLFTHVNVTAKDGVSDEQLKQNVAAAVGADTYKLQTAKEAADANRKNVGSFLNVMKYVMLGFAGIAFLVGIFLIFNTFSMLVAQRTREIGLMRAIGADSGQVLKSVVVEALLLGFVGSLLGVGAGVGLAVGLMKLMGQMGMHLSTDDLTVAWTTPVVGLVLGIIVTVVSAFIPARRAGKVSPMAALRDAGTPGDKKAGRIRAVLGLVLTGIGGAGLFLAAAADKAAPGSLWLAMGVLFTLIGFIVIGPLLAGGVVRLLSGVVLRPFGSVGRLAERNALRNPRRTGATAAALMIGLALVACLSVVGSSMVASATDELDKSVGADYIVDSGTGQPVLPQAEQALRATKGLDHVTAYREVAAKVTAPDGTSEEVGLGATDPTYAKDIRRKMVAGEHAAAYGANAMSVGSEYATKHGVKVGDQLTVAFTGGNTVKLKVAAITSDEGNLDKTMKYISTEVARANVPADRLPLPFMLLASAQDGQSDATAYQSVKTALAEYPQYKVRNQTDYKKNLQDQVGQLLNMVYGLLALAIIVAVLGVVNTLALSVVERTREIGLMRAIGLSRRQLRRMIRLESVVIALFGALLGLGLGMGWGATAQQLLALQGLKVLEIPWPTIIGVFAGSAFVGLFAALVPAFRAGRMNVLNAIASE, from the coding sequence ATGGCGCTCTCCGCCGTCGCCGTCCTGCTCTCCGTCGCCTTCGTCTGCGGCACCCTGGTGTTCACCGACACCATGAACACCACCTTCGACAAGCTGTTCGCCGTCACCAACTCCGACGTCACGGTCACTCCGAAGGCGGCCGGGGGCGGCGAGGACATTCCGGACCGCGGCAAGCCCGAGGCGCTGGCCGCCTCGGTCGTCGAGCAGGTCAAGAAGGCCGAGGGGGTCAAGGGCGCCGAGGGCGGCGTCGTCTCGATGTCCGTCACGGTCGTCAACGCCAAGAACGAGAACCTGGGCTCGACCACCGGCGCCCCGACCATCGCGGGCAACTGGAACGACAACGAGCTCAAGTCGATGAAGATCACCTCCGGCCAGGCCCCGCGCGGCCCGACCGAGATGATGGTCGACGCCGACACCGCCGAGAAGCACCACCTCAAGCTGGGCGACGAGCTGCGCACCATCGCCGTCACCGGCGACATCCGCGCCCGGATCAGCGGTATCGCCACCTTCACCGTGACCAACCCGGGTGCCGCGATCGTCTACTTCGACACCGCCACCGCGCAGGAGAAGCTGCTCGGCGGACCCGGCCTCTTCACGCACGTCAACGTGACCGCCAAGGACGGGGTCAGCGACGAGCAGCTCAAGCAGAACGTGGCTGCCGCCGTCGGCGCGGACACGTACAAGCTGCAGACCGCGAAGGAGGCCGCGGACGCCAACCGCAAGAACGTCGGCTCCTTCCTGAACGTCATGAAGTACGTGATGCTCGGCTTCGCCGGGATCGCCTTCCTCGTCGGCATCTTCCTGATCTTCAACACCTTCTCGATGCTGGTCGCCCAGCGCACCCGCGAGATCGGCCTGATGCGCGCCATCGGCGCCGACAGCGGGCAGGTGCTCAAGTCCGTGGTCGTCGAGGCACTGCTGCTCGGCTTCGTCGGCTCGCTCCTCGGTGTCGGGGCCGGTGTGGGCCTGGCCGTCGGCCTGATGAAGCTCATGGGCCAGATGGGCATGCACCTGTCCACCGACGACCTGACCGTCGCCTGGACCACCCCGGTCGTGGGCCTGGTGCTCGGCATCATCGTCACCGTCGTCTCCGCGTTCATCCCGGCCCGCCGGGCCGGCAAGGTCTCCCCGATGGCCGCCCTGCGCGACGCCGGCACCCCCGGCGACAAGAAGGCCGGCCGCATCCGGGCGGTCCTGGGCCTGGTCCTGACCGGCATCGGCGGCGCGGGCCTGTTCCTCGCCGCGGCCGCCGACAAGGCCGCGCCCGGCTCGCTCTGGCTGGCCATGGGCGTGCTGTTCACCCTCATCGGCTTCATCGTGATCGGCCCGCTGCTCGCCGGCGGCGTGGTCCGGCTGCTCTCCGGCGTGGTCCTGCGGCCCTTCGGGTCCGTCGGCCGCCTCGCCGAGCGCAACGCGCTGCGCAACCCGCGCCGTACCGGCGCCACCGCCGCCGCGCTGATGATCGGACTGGCGCTCGTCGCCTGTCTGTCGGTGGTCGGCTCCTCGATGGTGGCCTCCGCCACCGACGAGCTCGACAAGTCGGTCGGCGCGGACTACATCGTCGACTCCGGGACCGGGCAGCCCGTGCTGCCGCAGGCCGAACAGGCCCTGCGCGCCACCAAGGGCCTCGACCACGTCACCGCCTACCGCGAGGTGGCGGCCAAGGTCACCGCCCCCGACGGCACCTCCGAGGAGGTGGGTCTCGGCGCCACCGACCCGACGTACGCCAAGGACATCCGGCGCAAGATGGTCGCCGGCGAGCACGCCGCGGCGTACGGGGCGAACGCGATGTCGGTCGGCTCCGAATACGCCACCAAGCACGGCGTCAAGGTCGGCGACCAGCTGACGGTCGCCTTCACCGGCGGCAACACGGTCAAGCTGAAGGTCGCCGCGATCACCAGCGACGAGGGCAACCTCGACAAGACCATGAAGTACATCAGCACCGAGGTGGCCCGGGCGAACGTCCCGGCCGACCGGCTGCCGCTCCCCTTCATGCTGCTGGCCAGCGCCCAGGACGGGCAGTCCGACGCCACCGCGTACCAGTCGGTCAAGACGGCGCTCGCCGAGTACCCGCAGTACAAGGTGCGCAACCAGACCGACTACAAGAAGAACCTCCAGGACCAGGTCGGCCAGCTGCTGAACATGGTCTACGGGCTCCTCGCCCTCGCGATCATCGTGGCGGTCCTGGGTGTCGTGAACACCCTCGCCCTCTCGGTGGTCGAGCGGACCCGCGAGATCGGCCTGATGCGCGCCATCGGCCTCTCCCGCCGCCAGCTGCGCCGCATGATCCGCCTGGAGTCGGTGGTCATCGCCCTCTTCGGCGCCCTCCTGGGCCTCGGCCTGGGCATGGGCTGGGGAGCCACCGCGCAGCAGCTGCTCGCCCTCCAGGGCCTGAAGGTGCTGGAGATCCCCTGGCCGACGATCATCGGCGTCTTCGCCGGGTCGGCCTTCGTGGGCCTGTTCGCCGCACTGGTCCCGGCCTTCCGGGCAGGGCGGATGAACGTACTGAACGCGATCGCGAGCGAGTAG